A genome region from Vicinamibacterales bacterium includes the following:
- a CDS encoding CDP-alcohol phosphatidyltransferase family protein — protein sequence MSVGPIFTAANLLTGLRVLLIPFFAILVIYGYRGWGLVVFLAAGLTDLFDGFIARATGEKTTLGAWLDPMADKLLLLTMFVILTVPGLGDPNRLPLWFTVLVITRDVAIVATVAVVNLAIGPRTFRPSIYGKIATALYLITGVAALYFNYLGRASGLVDALIYAAIVITFISAGHYAYRVARMSN from the coding sequence ATGAGCGTCGGCCCCATCTTCACCGCTGCGAACCTGCTGACCGGGCTCCGGGTGCTCCTGATCCCGTTCTTCGCCATCCTGGTGATCTACGGGTATCGCGGCTGGGGGCTGGTCGTGTTTCTGGCCGCGGGTCTGACCGACCTCTTCGACGGGTTCATCGCGCGGGCGACCGGGGAGAAGACCACGCTCGGCGCGTGGCTCGATCCGATGGCCGACAAGCTGCTCCTGCTCACGATGTTCGTGATCCTGACCGTGCCCGGGCTCGGCGATCCCAATCGCCTGCCGCTCTGGTTCACGGTGCTGGTCATCACCCGTGACGTGGCGATCGTCGCCACCGTCGCGGTGGTGAACCTGGCCATCGGGCCGCGCACCTTCCGGCCGTCGATCTACGGGAAGATCGCCACCGCCCTCTACCTGATCACGGGGGTCGCCGCCCTCTATTTCAACTACCTGGGACGCGCGTCCGGGCTCGTCGACGCGCTGATTTACGCCGCGATCGTCATCACCTTCATCTCTGCCGGCCACTATGCCTACCGCGTGGCCCGCATGTCGAATTGA
- a CDS encoding gluconate 2-dehydrogenase subunit 3 family protein, with the protein MRRRDALRTLTASAVALASSRLWIHLLAEQDWAPAILTAAQNDQVVALTEAIIPATGTPGAKGALVNRFIDHALADAGEAQRRAFLDGLAWLTDHSRAEFGTDFATSAAAQQAALLTRIDDDGPVADADRPGADFFHALKGMTISGYYSTEIGLRQELGDDGRMVLAEFEGCTHPEHQG; encoded by the coding sequence CCCTGACCGCGAGCGCCGTCGCGCTCGCCAGCTCGCGTCTATGGATTCACCTCCTCGCGGAGCAGGACTGGGCCCCGGCGATCCTGACCGCCGCGCAGAACGACCAGGTCGTGGCACTGACCGAGGCGATCATTCCCGCGACCGGGACCCCGGGCGCGAAAGGCGCGCTCGTCAACCGGTTCATCGATCACGCGCTCGCCGACGCCGGCGAGGCCCAGCGACGCGCGTTTCTGGACGGCCTGGCCTGGCTCACCGATCACAGCCGGGCGGAGTTCGGCACCGACTTCGCGACGTCGGCGGCGGCGCAGCAGGCGGCGCTGCTGACGCGCATCGATGACGATGGACCCGTCGCGGACGCGGATCGACCCGGCGCCGATTTCTTTCACGCGCTCAAGGGCATGACGATCAGCGGCTACTACTCGACGGAGATCGGCCTGCGCCAGGAACTGGGAGACGACGGCCGGATGGTGCTGGCGGAGTTCGAAGGCTGCACGCACCCCGAACATCAAGGATAG
- a CDS encoding MFS transporter — protein MSSQGRNLFAVTAASFIGFMGFTLVMPFLPLYFSELGVSDVGRLAMWSGLSLGVTPALTAMLSPAWGRLADRFGRKIMVERSLGSFVVVMSAMAFVTRPWHVFALRAFQGLFAGYGALTLTMAADSAPEGRMAQAIGTVQTAQRLGPALGPVFGGTIAALVGLRRAFFVTAAFYLIAFILVLVMYDERGVRTHGDERKDSDPPVTFRNVLAFENFLLMAVVIFGFQFVDRSFGPVLPLFVAELGTPETQVAFVSGLLFSIAAGAGALGHHWCARLLQRRRAGEIVAAASAAAGLGAAFYAAARGTGWLFLATPFFGLAIGIGTTASYTAAAAVIPANVRGTGFGLLTTASLIGLAVSPVVCGLLAASSRRAVFGLDVVCLAVLAIVVHRFGGESERSAATPTDEPVSENL, from the coding sequence GTGTCTTCGCAGGGCCGTAATCTGTTCGCCGTTACGGCCGCCAGCTTCATCGGCTTCATGGGCTTCACGCTGGTGATGCCGTTCCTGCCGCTCTACTTCAGCGAGCTCGGCGTCTCCGACGTGGGCCGCCTGGCGATGTGGTCGGGACTGAGCCTTGGCGTCACGCCGGCGCTCACGGCGATGCTCTCGCCGGCCTGGGGACGGCTGGCCGATCGCTTCGGGCGCAAGATCATGGTCGAGCGTTCGCTCGGCAGCTTCGTGGTCGTGATGTCGGCGATGGCGTTCGTGACCCGGCCCTGGCACGTATTTGCCCTGCGCGCGTTTCAGGGATTGTTCGCCGGCTACGGTGCGCTCACGCTCACCATGGCGGCCGACTCGGCGCCGGAAGGGCGGATGGCGCAGGCGATCGGCACCGTGCAGACGGCCCAGCGGCTCGGGCCGGCGCTCGGTCCGGTGTTTGGCGGGACGATTGCGGCACTCGTCGGGCTGCGGCGCGCGTTTTTCGTCACCGCCGCGTTCTATCTGATCGCGTTCATCCTGGTGCTAGTCATGTACGACGAGCGCGGCGTCAGGACGCATGGCGATGAGCGGAAGGACTCGGATCCGCCCGTCACCTTCAGGAACGTACTGGCCTTCGAGAACTTCCTGCTCATGGCGGTGGTGATATTCGGATTCCAGTTCGTCGATCGCAGCTTCGGGCCGGTGCTGCCGCTGTTCGTCGCGGAGCTCGGCACGCCGGAGACCCAGGTGGCGTTCGTCTCCGGATTGCTGTTCTCGATCGCGGCGGGCGCCGGCGCGCTCGGTCATCACTGGTGCGCGCGGCTGCTGCAGCGGCGGCGTGCCGGCGAGATCGTCGCTGCCGCATCAGCGGCCGCCGGCCTGGGCGCGGCGTTCTACGCGGCGGCGCGCGGTACCGGCTGGCTGTTTCTCGCGACGCCGTTCTTCGGGCTGGCGATCGGCATCGGCACTACCGCGTCGTACACCGCCGCCGCGGCGGTCATCCCGGCCAACGTCCGCGGCACCGGATTCGGCCTGCTGACGACGGCGTCGCTCATCGGGCTCGCGGTCAGCCCGGTCGTCTGCGGCCTGCTCGCCGCCTCGTCACGGCGGGCCGTGTTCGGGCTCGACGTCGTGTGCCTCGCCGTCCTGGCGATCGTCGTGCACCGTTTCGGCGGCGAGAGCGAGCGCTCCGCCGCGACCCCGACCGACGAACCCGTGTCCGAGAACCTGTGA
- a CDS encoding L-threonylcarbamoyladenylate synthase, giving the protein MITIVQVRPDSPDALAIAAAGELIRRGQVVAYPTDTLYGLAVDPRNPEAVRRLYALKGRAESSALSMIAADVAQVREAAEMSADAVRLALRWWPGPLTIVLHAKGNLAPNALAGGTTVGVRVPSHPVATALARAVGFAITATSANRSGEPAAVSADEVARALPELDAIVDAGAVRGGAPSTLVDASRAPVRLLRDGAIAWSKVLESLQ; this is encoded by the coding sequence GTGATCACAATCGTTCAGGTTCGGCCCGATTCACCGGACGCGCTCGCCATCGCTGCGGCGGGGGAGCTGATTCGACGCGGGCAGGTGGTGGCGTATCCGACCGACACGCTGTACGGGCTCGCCGTCGATCCGCGCAACCCTGAGGCGGTCAGGCGACTGTATGCGTTGAAAGGGCGCGCCGAGTCGTCGGCGCTGTCGATGATCGCGGCCGACGTTGCCCAGGTGCGAGAAGCAGCCGAGATGTCGGCCGACGCGGTCCGCCTGGCCCTGCGCTGGTGGCCGGGGCCGCTCACCATCGTCCTGCACGCGAAGGGAAACCTCGCGCCGAACGCGCTGGCGGGCGGGACGACGGTCGGCGTCCGCGTGCCGTCTCATCCCGTCGCCACGGCGCTGGCCCGCGCGGTCGGGTTCGCGATCACGGCGACCAGCGCGAATCGGTCCGGCGAACCCGCCGCGGTCTCGGCTGACGAGGTGGCCCGCGCGCTGCCAGAGCTCGACGCGATTGTCGACGCCGGCGCGGTGCGCGGCGGTGCGCCGTCCACGCTCGTCGACGCGTCGCGCGCGCCGGTGCGGCTGCTCCGCGACGGCGCGATTGCGTGGAGCAAAGTGCTAGAATCGCTGCAGTGA
- a CDS encoding tetratricopeptide repeat protein produces the protein MRRRDAAIARGFRPSLWLVAFAMAIVGSACGGKPTVAPAATVGAVRFPDFIFPAAPASAGSEDLATRQASAWQILQSGDARAADREFAAVLKAAPAFYPAAAGQGYAALARKDNAAALAHFDKALAANTTYAPALAGKGDALAASGRTDAAVAAYEAALAADTSLTPLRARVDALKFRNAQEIVTNARKAADAGRVDEARSLYANAIAASPESAFLHRELADVERRAGNADAAVAQAQQAARLDPADTRALMLIAEIQEAGQQWAKAADAYAAVNALEPSEAVAAKTDQMRQNAALEAMPEEYRGIHASPTVTRAQLAALLGVHLESLLRGARASNAVVTTDTRTNWAAPWIMAVTRAGVMDAFPNHTFQPGATLRRSDLASAASRVLTLIARDNPKLAAQWRDPRPRFSDLSPGNLSYPAAARSVSAGVMASLDGETFQLARPVTGVEALDVVTKLEALARR, from the coding sequence ATGCGTAGGCGGGATGCCGCCATCGCACGCGGTTTCCGGCCGAGCCTGTGGCTGGTCGCGTTCGCCATGGCGATCGTCGGATCGGCGTGCGGCGGCAAGCCGACCGTGGCGCCGGCCGCGACGGTCGGCGCGGTGCGGTTCCCCGACTTCATCTTCCCGGCGGCGCCTGCAAGCGCCGGCAGTGAGGACCTTGCGACTCGCCAGGCGTCGGCCTGGCAGATCCTGCAGTCGGGAGATGCGCGCGCCGCCGACCGGGAGTTCGCCGCCGTGTTGAAGGCCGCGCCCGCGTTCTATCCCGCGGCGGCCGGGCAGGGCTATGCGGCGCTGGCACGAAAGGACAACGCCGCCGCGCTCGCGCACTTCGACAAGGCGCTGGCGGCCAATACGACGTACGCACCGGCACTGGCGGGGAAGGGAGACGCGCTGGCGGCCTCGGGCCGGACCGACGCGGCCGTCGCGGCGTATGAAGCCGCTCTTGCGGCCGACACCAGCCTCACGCCGCTGCGCGCGCGCGTCGACGCGCTGAAGTTCAGGAACGCGCAGGAGATCGTCACCAACGCCCGCAAGGCGGCCGACGCCGGCCGTGTCGACGAGGCGCGGAGTCTCTATGCGAACGCGATCGCCGCGTCGCCCGAGAGCGCCTTCCTGCACCGCGAACTCGCCGACGTCGAGCGGCGCGCCGGCAACGCCGACGCCGCGGTCGCCCAGGCGCAGCAGGCGGCCAGGCTCGATCCCGCCGACACACGCGCGCTGATGCTCATCGCTGAGATCCAGGAAGCGGGACAGCAGTGGGCGAAGGCGGCCGACGCCTACGCCGCGGTGAACGCGCTCGAGCCGTCTGAGGCGGTGGCGGCGAAGACCGATCAGATGCGGCAGAACGCCGCGCTCGAAGCGATGCCGGAGGAGTATCGCGGCATCCACGCCTCGCCGACCGTTACCCGCGCGCAGCTCGCGGCGCTGCTCGGCGTCCATCTCGAGAGCCTGCTTCGCGGGGCTCGTGCCTCGAACGCGGTCGTCACCACCGACACCCGGACGAACTGGGCCGCGCCATGGATCATGGCGGTCACGCGCGCCGGCGTCATGGACGCGTTCCCGAACCATACCTTCCAGCCCGGTGCGACGCTGCGTCGGAGCGACCTGGCGAGCGCCGCCAGCCGGGTCCTGACCCTCATCGCGCGCGACAACCCGAAACTGGCGGCGCAGTGGCGCGATCCACGGCCGCGCTTTTCGGATCTGTCTCCAGGGAACCTGAGCTATCCGGCGGCGGCGCGCTCCGTGTCGGCGGGCGTCATGGCCTCGCTCGACGGGGAGACGTTCCAGCTGGCGCGGCCGGTCACCGGCGTCGAAGCGCTCGACGTCGTCACCAAGCTCGAGGCACTCGCCAGGCGGTAG
- the hflX gene encoding GTPase HflX, with the protein MTSLRERAALVGLFTESPRQFDPDHALDELAGLAAAAGAEVVLRVQQERARPDSATFLGSGKVQTLARACEETRVDVVIFDNELSPAQLRNLEKALDRAVVDRTQLILDIFASRARTREGKLQVELAQLKYAMPRLVGSAAALSRLGGGIGTRGPGETKLETDRRRIRHRISVLGKDIDAVRRRRSQLRERRHKSAVPTVALVGYTNAGKTTLFNALTGDTAVASNALFVTLDPLVRRVKLPDRRELLVSDTVGFIDRLPHSLVAAFRATLEEVAAADLLLHVIDGSAPDRDRHIAAVHAVLSEVGADRVPSIEVFNKSDRLDAAERARLAAIHPHGLCVSALTGEGRDDVIGAMETKLGLDTATITFEFNPHDAADRAQIAELYRLGQVRRHVATDDSVTIEAVLPRRLADRFHNNGAAAHA; encoded by the coding sequence ATGACATCCCTACGGGAACGCGCTGCACTCGTCGGTCTCTTCACCGAATCTCCCCGACAGTTCGATCCGGACCACGCGCTCGACGAACTCGCGGGGCTTGCCGCCGCGGCCGGTGCCGAGGTGGTGCTGCGGGTGCAGCAGGAGCGCGCCAGACCCGATTCCGCTACGTTCCTGGGCAGCGGCAAGGTGCAGACACTGGCGCGGGCGTGCGAGGAAACGCGCGTCGATGTCGTGATCTTCGACAACGAACTGTCGCCGGCGCAGTTGCGCAATCTCGAGAAGGCGCTCGACCGTGCGGTGGTCGATCGCACGCAGCTCATCCTCGACATCTTCGCGAGCCGCGCCCGGACGCGCGAGGGGAAGCTGCAGGTCGAGCTGGCGCAGTTGAAGTACGCCATGCCTCGGCTCGTCGGTTCGGCGGCGGCGCTGTCGCGCCTCGGTGGCGGCATCGGCACACGCGGACCCGGCGAAACCAAGCTGGAAACCGACCGCCGCCGCATCCGGCATCGCATCAGCGTGCTGGGCAAGGACATCGACGCGGTGCGGCGCCGCCGCTCGCAGCTGCGCGAGCGCCGGCACAAGTCGGCGGTGCCGACCGTCGCGCTGGTCGGCTACACCAACGCCGGCAAGACGACGCTGTTCAACGCGCTCACCGGCGACACCGCGGTTGCATCGAACGCGCTGTTCGTCACGCTCGATCCGCTGGTGCGCCGCGTCAAGCTGCCCGATCGCCGCGAACTGCTCGTCTCCGATACGGTCGGCTTCATCGATCGGCTGCCGCACTCGCTGGTCGCGGCCTTCCGCGCGACGCTCGAAGAGGTCGCCGCCGCCGATCTGCTGCTGCACGTCATCGACGGCTCCGCGCCGGATCGCGACCGCCACATCGCGGCGGTCCACGCCGTGCTGTCCGAGGTCGGAGCGGATCGCGTGCCGTCGATCGAGGTGTTCAACAAGTCCGATCGCCTCGATGCGGCCGAGCGCGCCCGTCTCGCGGCGATCCATCCGCACGGATTGTGTGTGTCGGCGCTCACCGGCGAAGGGCGCGATGACGTGATCGGCGCGATGGAGACGAAGCTCGGACTCGACACCGCCACGATCACGTTCGAGTTCAACCCCCATGACGCGGCCGATCGTGCTCAGATCGCCGAGCTCTACCGGCTCGGGCAGGTGCGGCGCCACGTCGCGACCGACGACAGCGTCACCATCGAGGCGGTGCTGCCGCGCCGCCTGGCCGATCGCTTCCACAATAATGGAGCCGCCGCGCATGCGTAG